A window from Dromaius novaehollandiae isolate bDroNov1 chromosome 1, bDroNov1.hap1, whole genome shotgun sequence encodes these proteins:
- the LOC112989987 gene encoding uncharacterized protein LOC112989987 gives MGQTKSKSSGPMRRAKKEISPIPSDSPLGIMLKEWDDYPPRQKKDKSKMVYYCTKVWGGQQIRPDKLIWPVYGSSEDWICQALNLWVNDKEPWNPEESEYAELWLSPKTGGLFPLKEKKGGKEKNEQGRDKVEGVEEEEPCLSPPPYVPPPPPPTPAMPRAIPDSDHPLPSTPQLAEDSDTGSDSSQGPRRSLRRRTRRQDENFMYPLREIALGGPQPQMGFVSIPLNSENVRSFKKEMGALLEDPLGVAEKVDQFLGPNTYTWEEMQAILGILFTTEEREMIRRAGMRIWDQQHQQGPRADTKWPLQRPNWDNQNEQHRTHMQDMRIIMIQGIRESVPRGQNISKAFSEFQKKDETPTEWLERLRKSFQLYSGVDPETPAGQVLLKTQFVTKSWTDIRKKLEKIEDWQARGLDELLREAQKVYVRREEESQKKQARMLEKVGERQARMLVVALKEGQTRKDGDGRPQRRALPRVPQPGGENPQRDRREMICFYCGGKGHMRRECRKRIADEKMFQED, from the coding sequence ATGGGCCAGACAAAAAGTAAGTCATCTGGACCCATGCggagagcaaagaaagaaatctctCCGATACCGTCAGATAGTCCCCTTGGGATCATGTTAAAGGAATGGGATGATTATCCCCCTAGACAAAAGAAAGATAAATCAAAAATGGTATATTATTGTACAAAAGTGTGGGGAGGACAGCAGATCCGACCAGATAAACTAATATGGCCTGTATATGGGTCATCTGAAGATTGGATATGCCAAGCTTTGAATTTGTGGGTTAATGATAAGGAACCCTGGAATCCTGAAGAAAGCGAGTATGCAGAGTTATGGCTAAGCCCCAAAACGGGAGGGCTATTTCCCCttaaggagaaaaaggggggaaaagaaaagaatgaacaaGGTAGAGACAAGGTTGagggggtggaggaggaagagccgTGCTTATCTCCCCCACCATATGTGCCACCTCCTCCCCCTCCAACGCCCGCAATGCCCAGGGCAATCCCAGACAGTGACCATCCTCTCCCATCCACTCCTCAATTAGCGGAGGACTCAGATACAGGCTCAGACTCCTCCCAGGGGCCTCGAAGGTCCTTGAGAAGGAGAACCAGGAGGCAGGATGAAAACTTTATGTACCCGTTACGAGAAATCGCCCTGGGTGGTCCTCAACCCCAGATGGGATTCGTATCCATCCCCCTTAATTCAGAAAATGTAAGATCCTTTAAAAAGGAGATGGGAGCACTGTTAGAAGACCCGCTGGGGGTTGCAGAAAAGGTGGATCAGTTTTTAGGGCCAAATACGTATACTTGGGAAGAAATGCAGGCAATTTTGGGGATTTTATTCACTACGGAAGAAAGGGAGATGATTAGGCGGGCTGGAATGAGAATATGGGATCAGCAACACCAGCAGGGACCAAGGGCTGATACTAAGTGGCCCCTGCAGCGACCTAATTGGGATAACCAGAATGAACAACACCGAACTCACATGCAGGACATGAGAATAATAATGATACAGGGCATTAGAGAATCAGTACCAAGGGGACAGAATATTAGCAAGGCCTTTAGTGAATTCCAAAAGAAGGACGAAACTCCTACTGAGTGGCTAGAAAGGCTAAGAAAGAGCTTTCAACTATATTCTGGGGTAGACCCGGAAACCCCTGCAGGGCAGGTGTTACTCAAAACGCAGTTTGTAACTAAATCTTGGACAGATATTCGAAAGAAGTTAGAGAAAATTGAGGATTGGCAAGCTAGGGGACTGGACGAGTTGTTGAGGGAAGCCCAGAAAGTCTATGTGCGGAGAGAGGAAGAGAGCCAAAAGAAGCAGGCACGTATGTTAGAAAAAGTAGGGGAGCGACAAGCTCGTATGTTGGTAGTAGCCTTAAAAGAAGGGCAAACAAGAAAGGATGGGGATGGAAGACCCCAAAGGAGAGCTCTGCCGAGGGTACCCCAACCGGGGGGTGAAAACCCTCAGCGAGATAGAAGGGAAATGATATGCTTCTACTGTGGCGGAAAGGGACATATGCGGAGGGAGTGTAGGAAAAGAATAGCTGATGAGAAAATGTTTCAAGAGGATTGA